The following are from one region of the Alphaproteobacteria bacterium genome:
- the asnB gene encoding asparagine synthase (glutamine-hydrolyzing), which translates to MCGINLIFAYGNAPPVDRAELLAVRDAMTARGPDGAGEWVADDGRVGFGHRRLAIIDLSPGGAQPMHSADGRLSIAFNGEIYNYRALRAALEADGVAFRSDSDTEVLLALYDRYGPEMTGRLRGMYAFALWDADRRGLFLARDPFGIKPLYLADDGRTLRAASQVKALLAGRGIDTAPAPAGHAGFFLLGYVPEPFTLWRGIRALPAGGRLWVDAAGARDLGRDDGAAIVAAAKAGPWDRPALGAALADSIAAHLVADVPVGVFLSAGLDSTTIAALATEAAQGPLRTVTLGFAEFRGGDHDEVPLAEAVARQLGSDHSTVWVTGDDFAAEAERVLAAMDQPSIDGVNVYFVSKVTAAAGLKVALSGLGGDELFGGYPSFAQVPALTRRLGWAAAVPGLGRALRTVAAPAAAAVSSPKYAGLVEYAGSAARAYFLRRALYMPWELGSVLPADLARAGLADLGLDAAMAATAAAAGTDRQRVSALETAWYMRSQLLRDADWAGMAHGLEIRVPLVDVTLAKAVAPMLASPAPPGKRDMAAAPARPLPDAVLSRPKTGFAVPVRDWLLRGVGGRLGLPVDAAARGLRGWAKLVYAAGAAAAGGPG; encoded by the coding sequence ATGTGCGGCATCAACCTGATCTTCGCCTATGGCAACGCACCGCCGGTCGATCGGGCGGAGCTGCTTGCGGTGCGCGACGCGATGACCGCGCGCGGCCCGGATGGCGCGGGCGAATGGGTCGCCGACGACGGCCGCGTCGGCTTCGGCCACCGTCGGCTGGCGATCATCGACCTCAGCCCCGGCGGCGCCCAGCCGATGCACAGCGCCGACGGTCGGCTGTCGATCGCCTTCAACGGCGAGATCTACAACTATCGCGCCCTGCGGGCGGCGCTGGAGGCCGATGGGGTCGCCTTCCGCAGCGACAGCGACACCGAGGTGCTGCTGGCCCTCTATGACCGTTACGGGCCGGAAATGACCGGCCGGCTGCGCGGGATGTACGCCTTCGCCTTGTGGGATGCCGACCGGCGCGGCCTGTTCCTGGCCCGCGATCCGTTCGGCATCAAGCCGCTTTACCTGGCCGACGACGGCCGCACGCTGCGCGCCGCCAGCCAGGTCAAGGCGCTGCTGGCGGGTCGTGGCATCGATACCGCACCGGCGCCGGCCGGCCATGCCGGCTTCTTCCTGCTCGGCTATGTGCCGGAGCCGTTCACCCTGTGGCGCGGGATCCGCGCGCTGCCCGCCGGCGGCCGGCTGTGGGTCGACGCCGCCGGCGCACGCGACCTGGGCCGCGACGACGGCGCCGCGATCGTCGCCGCGGCAAAGGCGGGGCCGTGGGACCGGCCGGCGCTGGGCGCGGCGCTGGCCGACAGCATCGCCGCCCATCTGGTCGCCGACGTGCCGGTCGGCGTGTTCCTGTCGGCCGGCCTCGATTCCACCACCATCGCGGCGCTGGCCACCGAGGCGGCGCAGGGCCCGCTGCGCACGGTCACGCTGGGCTTTGCCGAGTTCCGCGGCGGCGACCACGACGAGGTGCCGCTGGCGGAGGCGGTGGCGCGCCAGCTGGGCAGCGACCACAGCACCGTCTGGGTCACCGGCGACGACTTCGCGGCCGAGGCCGAGCGCGTGCTGGCGGCGATGGACCAGCCGTCGATCGACGGGGTCAACGTCTATTTCGTCTCCAAGGTGACCGCCGCGGCCGGGCTGAAGGTGGCGCTGTCCGGCCTGGGCGGCGACGAGCTGTTCGGCGGCTATCCCAGCTTCGCGCAGGTGCCGGCGCTGACCCGGCGGCTCGGCTGGGCGGCGGCGGTGCCCGGCCTGGGCCGCGCCCTGCGCACCGTCGCCGCGCCGGCGGCGGCCGCGGTCTCGTCGCCGAAATACGCCGGGCTGGTGGAATACGCCGGCTCGGCCGCGCGCGCCTATTTCCTGCGCCGCGCGCTCTACATGCCGTGGGAGCTCGGGTCGGTGCTGCCGGCCGACCTCGCCCGGGCCGGCCTCGCCGACCTCGGGCTGGACGCCGCCATGGCGGCGACGGCGGCCGCCGCCGGCACCGACCGCCAGCGCGTCTCCGCCCTGGAGACGGCCTGGTACATGCGCAGCCAGCTGCTGCGCGACGCCGACTGGGCCGGCATGGCCCACGGCCTGGAGATCCGCGTGCCGCTGGTCGACGTGACGCTGGCGAAGGCGGTGGCGCCGATGCTTGCGAGCCCGGCGCCGCCGGGCAAGCGCGACATGGCGGCGGCGCCGGCCCGGCCGCTGCCCGACGCGGTGCTGAGCCGGCCGAAGACCGGTTTCGCCGTGCCGGTGCGCGACTGGCTGCTGCGCGGCGTCGGCGGCCGGCTGGGGCTGCCGGTCGATGCAGCCGCGCGCGGCCTGCGCGGCTGGGCCAAGCTGGTCTATGCGGCCGGCGCGGCGGCGGCGGGAGGGCCGGGCTGA
- the pdeM gene encoding ligase-associated DNA damage response endonuclease PdeM, producing the protein MPFRFCAADLVADVSGALVWPAAGLIAVADLHLEKGSGFAARGALLPPYDTAATLKRLQALVARWRPRQVVCVGDSFHDRGAAERLDGGDAAAIAGLTAACDWVWVAGNHDPAPPLAWGGRVVGEHAVGPLRFRHEAAPRAAAGEISGHYHPKARVQVRGGRRSGRCFVADGRRMILPAFGAYTGGLDVLDPAIRSLLDRRFAVLLIGDRRVFPFGSQQLFRGA; encoded by the coding sequence TTGCCGTTCCGTTTCTGCGCGGCGGACCTGGTCGCCGACGTCAGCGGCGCGCTGGTCTGGCCGGCGGCCGGGCTGATCGCGGTCGCCGACCTGCACCTGGAGAAGGGGTCGGGCTTTGCGGCGCGCGGTGCGCTGCTGCCGCCCTACGACACGGCGGCGACGCTGAAGCGGCTGCAGGCGCTGGTCGCGCGGTGGCGGCCGCGGCAGGTGGTCTGCGTCGGCGACAGCTTCCACGACCGCGGCGCGGCCGAACGGCTGGACGGCGGCGACGCCGCCGCCATCGCCGGGCTGACCGCGGCCTGCGACTGGGTCTGGGTCGCCGGCAACCACGACCCGGCGCCGCCGCTGGCCTGGGGCGGGCGGGTGGTCGGCGAACACGCCGTCGGCCCGCTGCGCTTCCGCCACGAGGCGGCACCCCGCGCCGCGGCCGGCGAGATCAGCGGCCACTACCACCCCAAGGCGCGGGTCCAGGTGCGCGGCGGTCGCCGCAGCGGCCGCTGCTTCGTCGCCGATGGCCGGCGCATGATCCTGCCCGCATTCGGCGCCTACACCGGCGGTCTCGACGTGCTCGACCCGGCGATCCGCAGCCTGCTGGACCGCCGCTTCGCCGTGCTGCTGATCGGCGACCGCCGGGTGTTCCCGTTCGGGTCGCAGCAGCTGTTCCGCGGCGCGTGA